The DNA segment TTGTGTAAAACCATGCACCGGCGGAGATTCTTTTTCATTGACCAGGTAGGTTTGCAATTGCTCCAAAGCCGTATCGCACGGCGTTGGCGGGCGGTTTTCCAAGACATCACGACTCATTTCACGTAGCAAGTCAAGGCACACGAAAAAGGTGTCGAGCAAATGCTCACCCAATTCAACCCGCCCTTCCTGAACCTGCTGGACAAGTGTTTCCAGTGTATGGGTGAGCGTACTCATGGGCTGGTGCCCCACCACCCCCCCCAACGCTTTGAGTGTGTGTGCCGCGCGAAAAAAGGTGCGCAAAAGTTCGTCGCTCTGTTCGCCTTGTTCCAGGGCAAGGAGCACTTGCTCGATATTCAGCAGGTGTTCTTCAATATCCGCCTGAAACAGCGGAATTTCGTCGGGCTCAATGGAATACAGCCATTCACTCATACGATTTCACGCTACTTGTCATCGCGCTCGTGGCTCGAACGTGCCGATTGCAGCGCGGCTTGTTGGTCGGGTGTAAACAACGCCGATGGGTCGAGCAGAACAATAAAGCGGTCTTTATCGGAAAGAATGCCGAGAATATAGCGGTTCTCAATATGGCTCAATAAGCCGGTTGGTGGTGTGATCATTTCCGCTTGCAAGGTCGCCACGGTTTCGACCTGGTCAACCAACAAGCCCACATACTCACCATCCAACTCAATTACCAAAATCATGGGGCGTTCCGGCGTCTCATCTTCGGGAAGCCCCAAGCGACGGCGCAAATTGACCACGGGCACAACCACGCCGCGCATGTTGATAACGCCTTCAACAAAGGACGGCGCACCGGGCACATGCGTCCATGCCTGCATGGGCAAAATAGTGGCGACAAAACGCACATGGACGCCGAAGGTTTCAGCGCCAAGGCGCAACAACACATATGATTCAGCGCTCATGGCTGTCTCCTTTATGAACAGGCTGGCGATGCGTATGTGCCGACTTTGATTTCTTGAAAAGCATCTCGTTGCTTGCTTCTTTCGGCTGGTCTGCCTCAACATCGTTGATGTAATGCTTCACCAATCGGCGCAAGGTGTTCGCCATGTCCGCCAATTGCTGGGCGGACGCCATCATCTCTTCCACCTGCGCGCTCAATTCTTCAGTAGAGGCACTGACCTGTTGCACGCCGGCGCTTGTCTCCTCAGAAATGCTTGCCAAACTTTCGACCGCCTGGCGGATTTCGTGAATACTGGCGGCCATCTGTTGTGTCGCCGCGGAGTTTTCTTCGGTAATGGAGACGACTGTTTGCACAGACTCGGCCACGCTTTCCACTTGCCGGCGGACTTCGGAGACAGTTTTGTAGAGCACTTGTGAGACATCATCCGTTGCACGCGCAGCAGCAAAAACGCGCTGGAACTGCGCCTCCGTCTGCTCGATTTGCGCCAAGCCTTCCCGAATGGCTTGCCCCACAGCCCGTACCGCCTGACCGGTGGCGCTCATATCGTGTTGGACATCGCGAATCATGCTGGTAATGTCCGCAGTGGAACGTTTGGCGTCTTCCGACAATTTGCGGATTTGTTCAGCGATAACAGTAAATCCGCGCCCCTGTTCTCCCGCACGTGCGGCTTCCACGGCTGCGTTCAACGCCAAAATGTCTGTCTTATCGGCAATCTCATCAATTGTGCGCACAATAAAACCAATGGCTTCACTTTGCTCATCCATGCGTGCCACGGCTTGTGCTGTTTCTTCAATTTGTGAGTGCATCCGCTCCAAGAACGCTTGCATGGCATCGAGTCGTTCGCGACCTTCGGTCGCTGCTTCGTTCAACTCTGCGCTGGTCGTCGAAGCCTGCCGCGCCAGTGTTTCCAGGCTATCCATGCCATTGGTAATTTTTTCGGTTATTTCGTTGGTGCGCTGCATAGCCGCCACTTGTTCTGACGCCCCTTGCGCCACGCCATCAGCCGCGCGCGCAATCTGATCGATCGCATGGGCAACAGTGGCGGCGTCGCTGGCTTGCTGCACAGTCCCCTGGCTCAATTGGTGCATCGTCTCGGCAATTTGCTGGGTCGCATACCCCGTCTGTTCCGCCGCGCTTTGCAATTCTTGCCCCGCTTGCGCCAAATGCGCCCCTTGCACCGCGACATTCGCAATCAATGCTCGCAAGTGTTCCAAGCCTTTGCCCAACGCCTGCTGCATCTCATCAACATGCGCCACTGTTTGGGCAAACACACGTTGAACACGAGCAAACTCAACCGATTTGGGCGTGGGAAGCGTCAGCGGTGGTGAGGGTTCCACGGCTACGTCTATATCGCCTTCTGCAAAGGCACGCACCACCTCCGTCAAGGGGTCGAGCGTCTTCTCAACATGCTGAGCGGCTTCCTGCAACAAGCGCATGTCATGCGCCACCCATGCCGCCATCCGCCACATTCCCCATACAAGGCTCACGAGGAAAAGAATTTGCAAGACGAAAGCGAGACGCAACCATGTCGCCAAACTGGTTTCAGCCGTGCGGAGTGTTTCGAGTGTGCGTGCTTGTGCTTCAACCGCGGCGCGCAATGCGGCAATGGTGCTCTTCGAGGTATCAACAAAACGGATCACAGTAGCATTGTCAGGCGATTGCCCAGATTGGACCATCGCCGCTAACGAAGCATAGAGGCTGTTTGCGGTACGGAAGTTGTCCATGACATCCGCGATGCGACGTTCCGAGGAAGTGTCGGCAAGCAAATCGTCGAGCGCCGCTTCAATACGAGCCGTTTGCTGTTGCGCGACAGCGTGAGCCGACGGATCGCGGGTGAGCAAATACGCATACTGTGCGCTGGTCTGTTCCAGCAAATCCGTTTCGAGTGTGGAAAGACGCGCCAACATAAGCGATTCTTGCTCAATTCGCGCAATGTGCCGCTGATGTTGCCATGTAACCCACCATTCCAAGGCAAAGGCGGCAAGCGCAAATGCCCCAACCAATACAACGACCAGAATCAGCCGTCGGTTGAGCGAAAGTGATGTGGTATCAGACATGCCAGCCTCCTTTCAAGTCAAACAGGTTGGGGTGGCGCTTCCAGAGAAGGAGCGACATAGATGCGATTGCGACCATTGCGTTTGGCAGCATAAAGCGCCTCATCAACGGCTTGGAAGATGCGATCCAAATTGGGGGCGCCTTCCTCTGTCGCCTCTACCACCGTGACGCCGCCACTCAGGCGTATGGGAATCGTCGTGCCATCTTCCAGCGTCAATGGTGATGCCGCAACCTGCTGCCGCAACCGCTCCGCCACCAGCGTAGCGTGTTCCAGCGAGCATTGAGGCGCGATAATCACAAATTCTTCACCGCCCCAACGCCCAATACTATCGTATGGGCGGGTCGCACGTTGCAAGATATGCGCCACATGCACCAATGCCTTATCCCCCACGAGGTGCCCATACGTATCGTTGATCTGTTTGAAATGGTCTATATCAACCAGGATAACCCCCACCGAAGAGGTCATCCGCTTGGTACGCTCCAGTTCGGTTTGCAAGCGATCGTAGATCGCTCGGCGGTTGAACAATCCCGTGAGGGCGTCTCGCAGTGCCAATTCTTGCAACTGCGTTTGCGATTGAAGCAAATTTTCTTCCAGGTGAAGAATACGTTCACCAATCGAAATACGGGCTTTCAATTCATGCAGATGATACGGCTTGGTAATGTAATCGTCGGCGCCGGCTTCTAATCCGCTGATAATGTCTTCTTTGGCTTGCCGTACCGTGAGCATGATAATGTAGATGTAATGCGGAAGTTCAGCAGTCCGAACACGGCGAATAAATTCAATGCCACTCATTCCTGGCAAGATCCAATCAACAATCACAAGACGAACACCCTCATTGAGGATATGTTGCCATGCTTGTTCGGCGTTTTCGGCTTCAAGCACTTCGTATCCATTCTCACGAAGTTGATAGGCAAGGCGTTGACGGAGAAAAGCGTCGTCTTCGACAATCAATATTTGCATTGAACAGGCTCCTCCTTTCACAACCGCATAGACACTTAGTAGTATACTCCTTTTCCCCTCTCTTGCGCAATAAGAAAAAAGGCGGATTGTTTCAATAAATGAATACATACTCTCAAAATGTTTATCAATTTGTCAGAAGTGCACAACGCATTAGAGTTTCCGCGATACCAGCAACCAATAAGCAATTGCGTGTGTGCTCTATGAAACGCGTATGGATATGGTGTGCATCTCTTGCAGTCTCTTTTTGGCTTTGGTTTCCCGTTCATGCGATTGCTCAAGGATGGACACCCGTTTACAATGACGGGTGTGATGGAGAAGGACACCGCGTCCTCGTGGGAGAAATCACCAGCCGCGCCACATTGGGGGATGGATGCGATGTAGTCGCCGGGTTTGTTGCACCCGATCAACGATACGCAGGGGAATGGGTGTGGGGCTATTCCCCCACAGCAGGAGCGGTGCGCCACGCCTCGGCGGACGACGCCGCGTATTACCGCCCCCACATCTGCTCACTTCTCCCCCGCTTTCCTTTCGCCCCCTCCTCACAATGGGGCGTCCATCGTGTTGCGCCGCGCGAATACTTGTACGACCTGTATGGCGCAGACTACCCGGCCTATATCGCCGCCAGTTGCCGTATGCGCGAACAAGACGACCGGTTCGCCCGTATCGGGCTCGACCGGGCGCTTGTTCCCGGTTCGTTTCTTGCCGAACCGCCCCCCGAACAGGTGCGCTTCTACCTCGACACGGTGCTCAATCGCGAGCGCGTGGCATTGGATGTTCCCACTGGACGCTTGACAATGGTGTTTCCAGGCGATTCCCTGGGACGGCTGGCGCGTATCTTTGGCACAACCGTCGAAACCTTGCAAACCGCCAACAACATGCGCGATCCCAATGCCTTACTCGTGGGGCAATTGTTGCTCATTCCTGGGCACACCGCCACACCGGCAACGGCAACGCCCATTCAACCCCCGTGGTGCACAAGCCCCCTCATCAAACACTGGAAAGCAACACGCACACTGTGCACCTGGTTTCAAACAAATTTTTCCCAGTGATGAATGCTTATGCGTAATCATCGAATTATTGCTCGCATAAGGTTTTGGTGGAACCTCTTTCTCCTGAGCGCCCTCTTCCTGCTTTTCAACGCTCCCTTGCGTGCCGCGCCGGCGCAACAACGGTCTGCGCCTGTACCACTGCACGCCTACCCACGCCCGGCGAACGATAACGGGTGGGGCGTGCACTTCTCGCCCGGCGCCGCCACATTTGAGCCCGTCGTCATCGAATACTTTGTGCGCGAACTGCAAGAAATGGGCATGAAGTGGACCGTCATTCTCAACGAAGGCACAACACCGCGCCAGGATGCGCTGGTGGATGCGCTGGTCGCCGCAGGCATTGAACCGATTTTGCGCATTTACACCCTCTACAACGACCCACTGCCTACAAACGAACTGCAACACCTGGTGCGGTACTACTCTGCGCGCGGCGTGCACTACTACCAGTTGTACAACGAACCGAATCTGGCGGGTGAACCGGGCGGCTGGCGACCGGGGGAAGCCATCTCAGTTGACCGCATTGTGGACTTGTGGATTCCAGCGGCGCGCGCTGTGCGTGACGCCGGGGGCTATCCTTCAACGCCACCCCTTGCACCAGGCGGGGACTACGACGACCTGCAATTCTGGCGCGAGTTTTTGGATGGGGTGAAAGCACGCGGCGCTGAAGATGCCTTTTTCGGGGCATGGATCAACGTGCACAACTACGGGCTCAATCACCCCTTTGCCTACCCCGAAGAACCCATCAACCTGCTGGGACAACCCGTCACGCCCGAAGAATTGGCGCTCTACGGCTTGACGCCCGACCAGGTGGACGTGGAAGCACTCAACTACTGGCGCAGCATTGACCGCTCAACCAATCGCCCGGACGGCGGTCGCCACAAGGGGGATACCATTCTCGAAGATTCCAACGCCTTCCGCAAATTCGAGGCATACCATTACGAGTTTGTGCGCCGCTTCCGCTTTGAGATTCCAGTCATCTCCACAGAAGGGGGCTGGATTATCGGCGACGCACAAGATCAACGCTACCCCCCCGTCA comes from the Ardenticatena maritima genome and includes:
- a CDS encoding methyl-accepting chemotaxis protein, producing MSDTTSLSLNRRLILVVVLVGAFALAAFALEWWVTWQHQRHIARIEQESLMLARLSTLETDLLEQTSAQYAYLLTRDPSAHAVAQQQTARIEAALDDLLADTSSERRIADVMDNFRTANSLYASLAAMVQSGQSPDNATVIRFVDTSKSTIAALRAAVEAQARTLETLRTAETSLATWLRLAFVLQILFLVSLVWGMWRMAAWVAHDMRLLQEAAQHVEKTLDPLTEVVRAFAEGDIDVAVEPSPPLTLPTPKSVEFARVQRVFAQTVAHVDEMQQALGKGLEHLRALIANVAVQGAHLAQAGQELQSAAEQTGYATQQIAETMHQLSQGTVQQASDAATVAHAIDQIARAADGVAQGASEQVAAMQRTNEITEKITNGMDSLETLARQASTTSAELNEAATEGRERLDAMQAFLERMHSQIEETAQAVARMDEQSEAIGFIVRTIDEIADKTDILALNAAVEAARAGEQGRGFTVIAEQIRKLSEDAKRSTADITSMIRDVQHDMSATGQAVRAVGQAIREGLAQIEQTEAQFQRVFAAARATDDVSQVLYKTVSEVRRQVESVAESVQTVVSITEENSAATQQMAASIHEIRQAVESLASISEETSAGVQQVSASTEELSAQVEEMMASAQQLADMANTLRRLVKHYINDVEADQPKEASNEMLFKKSKSAHTHRQPVHKGDSHER
- a CDS encoding chemotaxis protein CheW, with the translated sequence MSAESYVLLRLGAETFGVHVRFVATILPMQAWTHVPGAPSFVEGVINMRGVVVPVVNLRRRLGLPEDETPERPMILVIELDGEYVGLLVDQVETVATLQAEMITPPTGLLSHIENRYILGILSDKDRFIVLLDPSALFTPDQQAALQSARSSHERDDK
- a CDS encoding GGDEF domain-containing response regulator encodes the protein MQILIVEDDAFLRQRLAYQLRENGYEVLEAENAEQAWQHILNEGVRLVIVDWILPGMSGIEFIRRVRTAELPHYIYIIMLTVRQAKEDIISGLEAGADDYITKPYHLHELKARISIGERILHLEENLLQSQTQLQELALRDALTGLFNRRAIYDRLQTELERTKRMTSSVGVILVDIDHFKQINDTYGHLVGDKALVHVAHILQRATRPYDSIGRWGGEEFVIIAPQCSLEHATLVAERLRQQVAASPLTLEDGTTIPIRLSGGVTVVEATEEGAPNLDRIFQAVDEALYAAKRNGRNRIYVAPSLEAPPQPV
- a CDS encoding glycoside hydrolase family protein; its protein translation is MRNHRIIARIRFWWNLFLLSALFLLFNAPLRAAPAQQRSAPVPLHAYPRPANDNGWGVHFSPGAATFEPVVIEYFVRELQEMGMKWTVILNEGTTPRQDALVDALVAAGIEPILRIYTLYNDPLPTNELQHLVRYYSARGVHYYQLYNEPNLAGEPGGWRPGEAISVDRIVDLWIPAARAVRDAGGYPSTPPLAPGGDYDDLQFWREFLDGVKARGAEDAFFGAWINVHNYGLNHPFAYPEEPINLLGQPVTPEELALYGLTPDQVDVEALNYWRSIDRSTNRPDGGRHKGDTILEDSNAFRKFEAYHYEFVRRFRFEIPVISTEGGWIIGDAQDQRYPPVTVQAQTTWLRQAYEYMLTSAPDYFFAFNPWIVTNYAGNGTTPWFEPHAWYKARCNTNPAEVRQVRGHTLPICGDGDVLPIVYVLKAHPMKHQARRLPDPNRVPIVQAAVVNPARASAPPPRIEEGVLRFDLKTWDAVATLAATTGLTPTQVLERLYDDVSLGTPSIEVATYRVHVPSEAVEVEQWGTTVRLTNITDEIVNIQLAEQVYTLLPHGSLVVQLPTVQYVMVPTRKVIR
- a CDS encoding LysM peptidoglycan-binding domain-containing protein produces the protein MGEITSRATLGDGCDVVAGFVAPDQRYAGEWVWGYSPTAGAVRHASADDAAYYRPHICSLLPRFPFAPSSQWGVHRVAPREYLYDLYGADYPAYIAASCRMREQDDRFARIGLDRALVPGSFLAEPPPEQVRFYLDTVLNRERVALDVPTGRLTMVFPGDSLGRLARIFGTTVETLQTANNMRDPNALLVGQLLLIPGHTATPATATPIQPPWCTSPLIKHWKATRTLCTWFQTNFSQ